The following proteins come from a genomic window of Gimesia chilikensis:
- a CDS encoding TIGR03545 family protein → MKWNYLLPRLTLAAIIWVFFAFAFDPLVRSGLIQMSQSVTGTQVEIYDLKTGFFPPAIKTGPVAIASPAKDKSYIATFSEMELKLAGRPLLQRNLIVEEAAILGMEFNPPRSTGATAEENSEPGSHFHLNFDPFRKKSKQLGKSWLDVLKQSAVEQLDPDRLATVRVSKQVQQEWKQRFAQYESRVDQVKLELDSVQDSVKTAEGKTLERIKTYAESAERVDLLVKEGKQMREELNNLPQLAQRDFQRIEDAKDQDLAQLDSLMDSVSPDPEKILHALIGEELTKQLEEMTGWSSMIFQTVRTMRDEQEPERMQGEWIDFRPADALPNVLFKQIKVSGNARVNQQKYPFQALVRELSSEPTAYRRPIQLQARVEAEGEVRLAGELKFYEQQPTHDFLVKFDLPKQKTIQLENSDKLSLALIADQTECESRISFRENDFTCRVEFKQTPVRFQFDSEQAGIKPLTQVVAQALSTIDSISATLEGSGSYSQPVWRLESETGEQIARGLKLACQAEIGRQKQALAQQIEQLAQQERDQLIEKLNRQYSEVIADLEKEETRVQSVIQKVSGRSLNIRSLLR, encoded by the coding sequence ATGAAGTGGAATTACCTGCTCCCTCGCCTGACCCTGGCAGCGATTATCTGGGTCTTTTTTGCCTTCGCCTTCGATCCGCTCGTGCGCTCCGGACTGATTCAAATGAGTCAATCCGTGACGGGAACGCAGGTGGAAATTTACGATCTCAAAACCGGCTTCTTTCCCCCGGCGATCAAGACCGGTCCGGTGGCAATCGCCAGTCCTGCCAAGGACAAGAGCTACATCGCCACGTTTTCTGAGATGGAACTGAAACTCGCGGGACGCCCGTTGCTACAGCGGAACCTGATTGTCGAAGAGGCGGCCATTCTGGGAATGGAATTCAATCCGCCACGTTCTACTGGTGCGACTGCGGAAGAGAATTCGGAGCCGGGCAGTCACTTTCATTTGAACTTCGACCCCTTTCGAAAAAAGTCAAAACAACTAGGGAAGAGCTGGCTGGATGTTTTGAAGCAGTCAGCTGTCGAGCAGCTGGATCCCGATCGTCTGGCAACCGTAAGGGTTTCAAAGCAGGTCCAACAGGAGTGGAAGCAGCGTTTCGCACAGTATGAATCCAGGGTAGACCAGGTGAAGCTGGAGCTGGATTCGGTTCAGGATTCGGTCAAAACCGCCGAGGGTAAGACCCTGGAGCGAATCAAAACCTATGCGGAGTCGGCTGAACGTGTCGATCTGCTGGTCAAGGAAGGCAAGCAGATGCGGGAGGAACTCAATAACCTTCCTCAACTGGCACAACGCGATTTCCAGCGGATCGAAGACGCCAAAGATCAGGATCTGGCCCAACTCGATTCGCTGATGGACTCCGTCTCGCCCGATCCAGAGAAAATTCTGCACGCGCTGATTGGTGAAGAACTCACAAAACAGCTGGAAGAGATGACCGGCTGGTCGAGTATGATCTTTCAGACTGTCAGAACGATGCGCGACGAACAGGAGCCGGAGCGGATGCAGGGGGAATGGATCGACTTCCGACCCGCGGATGCACTGCCGAATGTGTTATTTAAGCAGATCAAAGTGAGTGGAAACGCACGTGTGAATCAACAGAAATATCCGTTTCAGGCACTCGTGCGGGAACTCTCCTCTGAGCCGACGGCGTATCGCCGTCCGATTCAGCTACAGGCACGCGTCGAGGCGGAAGGAGAAGTCAGGCTTGCGGGAGAACTCAAATTTTATGAGCAGCAGCCGACACACGACTTCCTCGTCAAGTTTGACCTGCCGAAACAGAAAACGATTCAACTGGAGAATTCCGATAAGTTATCACTGGCACTGATCGCGGATCAGACCGAGTGCGAGTCGCGGATTTCGTTTCGGGAAAATGATTTCACGTGCCGGGTGGAATTTAAACAGACTCCCGTGCGGTTTCAGTTCGATTCCGAGCAGGCAGGCATCAAGCCTCTGACCCAAGTCGTCGCCCAGGCGCTCTCCACCATCGATTCCATCTCAGCGACCCTGGAGGGATCGGGAAGTTACAGCCAGCCTGTCTGGCGGCTGGAATCGGAAACCGGCGAGCAGATTGCCCGTGGGTTGAAGCTGGCCTGCCAGGCGGAAATCGGTCGTCAGAAGCAGGCACTGGCTCAACAGATTGAACAGCTGGCCCAGCAGGAGCGGGATCAGCTGATAGAAAAGCTGAATCGCCAGTACTCGGAAGTGATCGCTGATCTGGAAAAAGAAGAGACCCGGGTGCAGTCGGTCATTCAGAAAGTCTCTGGACGGTCACTGAACATCCGCAGCCTGTTGCGTTGA
- a CDS encoding M24 family metallopeptidase: protein MTIVAVNAHAPISSGEIPTTDPRRATDVEYKQQQVISLLEAHNLDALLLQSPENMAWFTAGAELTRTGSNDPCAAVFITPDARLIACSNVDANQIFDRAIPGLGFQIKTRPWHEPLSQLVRDLCKGRNVASDTGVEGTLNLSDELRTLRFPFTELEGERIRELGKLVSHAVEATARRVERGNTEQEIAGCLSHRLLKHGVNPRRLQVMADGQSIRYRHWGYGEDRLERYCVISAVGSQNGLHAAATRTVSLGKPPSTIIKSHHLALLMQATGMYFSKPDWALFDTWNRVKRIYEKYDCPDEWQHADQADIMGYQSAETSILINSEFKFQPGMAAFWHPSVGPAMTGDTILIEENETILITPMEQWPAAKIMVKENQLSLPDILILPDAD from the coding sequence ATGACGATCGTAGCAGTGAATGCTCATGCACCAATCTCTTCCGGAGAAATTCCCACGACAGACCCCCGGCGTGCCACCGATGTGGAATACAAGCAGCAACAGGTGATCTCGCTGCTGGAGGCTCATAACCTCGATGCGCTGCTGCTGCAGTCCCCCGAAAATATGGCCTGGTTCACCGCGGGAGCCGAGCTGACCCGAACCGGATCGAACGATCCCTGTGCTGCGGTCTTCATTACCCCGGATGCCCGTTTGATTGCCTGCAGCAATGTCGACGCGAATCAGATTTTTGACCGTGCGATTCCGGGACTGGGCTTCCAGATCAAAACCCGCCCCTGGCACGAACCGTTGTCGCAACTGGTGCGGGACCTGTGCAAAGGACGCAATGTCGCCAGCGACACCGGAGTTGAGGGGACGCTGAATCTCTCCGACGAATTAAGGACCCTGCGGTTCCCGTTCACCGAACTCGAAGGAGAGCGCATCCGCGAACTGGGAAAGCTGGTTTCGCATGCGGTCGAAGCGACTGCCCGCCGGGTTGAACGGGGAAACACCGAACAGGAGATCGCCGGTTGCCTTTCACATCGTCTGTTGAAACATGGCGTCAACCCCCGACGGTTACAAGTGATGGCAGACGGACAGAGTATCCGTTATCGACACTGGGGCTATGGTGAAGACCGCCTCGAGCGTTACTGTGTAATCTCTGCCGTCGGTTCCCAAAATGGTCTGCATGCGGCTGCGACACGCACCGTATCTCTGGGAAAACCTCCTTCCACTATCATCAAATCTCATCATCTGGCACTGCTCATGCAGGCGACGGGAATGTATTTTTCCAAGCCGGACTGGGCTCTGTTTGATACGTGGAACCGGGTGAAACGCATCTACGAGAAATACGATTGCCCCGATGAATGGCAGCACGCCGACCAGGCGGACATCATGGGATATCAGTCGGCTGAGACTTCGATTCTGATCAACAGTGAGTTCAAGTTTCAGCCCGGCATGGCTGCCTTCTGGCATCCCTCCGTTGGCCCTGCAATGACCGGGGATACCATTCTGATCGAAGAGAATGAGACCATCTTGATTACGCCGATGGAGCAATGGCCTGCGGCCAAGATCATGGTGAAGGAAAACCAGCTGAGCCTGCCTGATATTCTGATTCTGCCTGACGCAGACTGA
- a CDS encoding cation diffusion facilitator family transporter: MAAADSAGNSNEPSPAPLLEEFPEPLELSEDVTRIRRRRTSRLMKVAWVGINVRLFVIVMELVGLWFLGHSVLLVDALASCADVFTSLAILFAIRLAEQPPDEDHPFGHGRYEPLAGFQLGILILVVGTGTFFYQLVAAFSHVQYEVIGWVSWTIPLFAAVLLEVTCRVVLRMARQEKSSAMIAEAYHYRTDALTSFLAALGLLIASWIPGYGHLIDHITAMLLALIMIYLGWVAARENLHELTDKIPDQKYFDQVRASALKVTGVLDVEKVRIQTAGPDAHVNIDIEVNPNETVDQAHLTAQQVRQQIQHDWPSVREVVVHVEPYYEDDH; this comes from the coding sequence ATGGCAGCTGCTGACAGTGCTGGTAATTCGAATGAGCCTTCCCCGGCTCCTCTGCTGGAGGAATTTCCGGAACCGCTGGAATTGTCGGAAGATGTCACGCGGATTCGTCGCCGCAGAACTTCCCGGCTCATGAAAGTGGCCTGGGTCGGAATCAATGTCCGCCTGTTCGTGATCGTGATGGAGCTGGTCGGACTCTGGTTTCTGGGGCATTCAGTACTGCTGGTCGATGCCCTGGCGAGCTGTGCCGATGTGTTTACTTCACTGGCAATTCTGTTCGCGATTCGCCTGGCAGAACAGCCTCCCGACGAAGACCATCCTTTCGGACATGGTCGTTATGAGCCGCTGGCAGGGTTCCAGCTGGGCATCTTGATTCTGGTGGTCGGGACCGGTACGTTCTTCTATCAGCTGGTAGCGGCATTCAGCCACGTTCAGTATGAAGTGATCGGCTGGGTGAGCTGGACGATTCCCCTGTTTGCTGCCGTTTTGCTGGAAGTGACCTGCCGTGTGGTACTCCGTATGGCCCGTCAGGAGAAGAGCTCCGCGATGATAGCCGAGGCTTATCATTATCGAACCGATGCCCTGACCAGCTTTCTGGCGGCCCTCGGGCTGCTGATTGCGAGTTGGATCCCCGGTTACGGTCATCTGATCGATCACATCACAGCGATGCTGCTGGCGTTAATCATGATCTACCTGGGCTGGGTCGCTGCCCGGGAGAACCTGCACGAGCTGACCGATAAGATCCCCGATCAGAAGTATTTTGATCAGGTGCGGGCATCAGCCCTGAAGGTAACAGGGGTGCTGGACGTGGAAAAGGTCCGGATTCAGACAGCTGGGCCTGACGCGCATGTGAATATCGACATTGAAGTCAACCCGAACGAAACCGTCGATCAGGCCCATCTGACGGCTCAGCAGGTCCGCCAGCAGATTCAGCACGACTGGCCTTCCGTGCGGGAGGTTGTGGTGCACGTCGAGCCGTACTACGAAGATGACCATTAA
- a CDS encoding porin has translation MNKFSQWIVVALAISTHGIVFGGETYPEPGYLDESAPATEESLYQPISLNVAEEAVCAPDTMAAQDCVNQICLPECQCCNFLEQFLMRHSPIYPSMNSQRVRVGGWLDQGFTGNFQKPSNNFNLPVTFNDRSNEYQMNQLYLFVERPVDFGGDEFDWGFRGDLLYGTDYFYTTALGLETRSDGAPHWNSSNGPRSSGGYNYAMYGLAMPQLYAEFYLPFLSGVSFKAGHFYTPIGYESVMAPKNFFYSHSYTMQYGEPFTHTGVLGTVQINDQLQVLAGVARGWDAWEDPNDDGELLAGIGWNSANEDTSINLTLTSGDQDNGFSNAANRTLISFVLSHDFTDCLTYVFQSDFGIQDNGTINNQFQVVPAKWYSFNQYLFYDITDKFAVGARFEYFRDQNFSRVLQVPEFLATGGNYYGLTVGANWRPHPCVTVRPELRFDWSDTRAPLLNVQGPYRNFQSDYQVLLGGDVIIRF, from the coding sequence ATGAATAAATTTTCACAATGGATTGTGGTTGCTCTCGCGATCAGTACTCATGGTATCGTTTTTGGTGGTGAAACCTACCCGGAGCCCGGCTACCTTGACGAATCGGCTCCGGCCACGGAAGAGAGCCTGTACCAGCCGATCTCGCTAAACGTAGCAGAGGAAGCAGTTTGCGCCCCTGATACCATGGCCGCTCAGGACTGCGTGAATCAGATCTGCCTGCCCGAATGCCAGTGCTGCAATTTCCTGGAGCAGTTTCTGATGCGTCATTCGCCGATCTACCCTTCCATGAACTCTCAGCGGGTTCGCGTTGGCGGCTGGTTGGACCAGGGTTTTACAGGCAACTTCCAGAAACCATCGAACAACTTCAACCTGCCTGTTACATTCAACGACCGCTCCAACGAATACCAGATGAACCAGCTGTACCTGTTCGTCGAGCGTCCCGTTGACTTCGGCGGCGATGAGTTCGACTGGGGTTTCCGGGGAGACCTGCTCTACGGTACTGACTACTTCTATACAACCGCCCTCGGTCTGGAAACCCGCTCTGATGGAGCCCCTCACTGGAACAGCTCCAACGGACCTCGGAGCAGCGGCGGATATAATTATGCCATGTACGGCCTGGCGATGCCTCAGTTATACGCAGAATTCTATCTGCCCTTCCTGTCTGGCGTCAGCTTCAAAGCCGGTCACTTTTATACGCCCATCGGTTATGAAAGCGTGATGGCCCCGAAGAACTTCTTCTACTCGCACTCTTATACCATGCAGTATGGTGAGCCCTTCACTCATACCGGTGTCCTGGGCACAGTCCAGATCAATGATCAACTGCAGGTACTGGCCGGTGTTGCTCGGGGCTGGGATGCCTGGGAAGATCCGAATGACGATGGGGAACTGCTGGCAGGTATCGGCTGGAACAGCGCCAATGAAGACACCAGCATTAACCTGACCCTGACTTCGGGCGATCAGGACAATGGATTCAGTAATGCCGCCAACCGGACCCTGATCAGCTTCGTGTTGTCACACGACTTCACCGATTGCCTGACTTATGTCTTCCAGAGCGATTTCGGGATTCAGGACAACGGAACCATCAACAACCAGTTCCAGGTCGTTCCTGCCAAATGGTACTCCTTTAATCAATACCTGTTCTACGACATCACCGATAAATTTGCTGTGGGTGCCCGCTTCGAATACTTCCGGGACCAGAACTTTTCACGGGTACTGCAGGTACCTGAGTTCCTGGCCACCGGCGGAAACTATTACGGGCTGACCGTGGGTGCCAACTGGCGACCACATCCCTGCGTCACCGTTCGACCGGAACTGCGGTTCGACTGGTCCGATACCCGGGCTCCGCTGCTCAACGTTCAGGGACCTTACCGCAACTTTCAGTCTGATTACCAGGTCCTGCTGGGTGGCGACGTAATCATCCGCTTCTAA
- a CDS encoding DUF2203 domain-containing protein produces MNAEAQRKLIFNPDEANLRLPLVRAIVKDIIALYENLHDRQERIEEIKNLPGSTTRDEDSVYSEELLQAELDIENDKEQLKTYEDELLELGVELEDPALGVVNFPTLREGKEVYLCWRLGEEEVGHWHSLDETYSDRRSLLEESIDNDDHNDMLM; encoded by the coding sequence ATGAATGCTGAAGCACAACGCAAACTGATTTTCAATCCGGATGAGGCCAATCTCCGTTTACCGCTCGTACGGGCCATCGTCAAAGACATTATCGCGCTGTACGAAAATCTGCATGACCGCCAGGAACGGATCGAAGAGATCAAGAATCTCCCCGGTTCCACCACGCGCGATGAAGACTCCGTCTACAGCGAAGAGCTGCTGCAGGCCGAGCTGGATATCGAGAACGATAAAGAGCAGCTGAAAACCTACGAAGATGAACTGCTCGAACTGGGTGTCGAGCTGGAAGATCCTGCTCTGGGTGTCGTCAACTTCCCGACCCTCCGCGAAGGCAAAGAAGTTTACCTCTGCTGGAGACTGGGTGAAGAGGAAGTCGGCCACTGGCACTCCCTCGACGAAACCTACTCAGATCGCCGTTCGCTGCTCGAAGAGTCCATCGACAACGATGACCACAACGACATGCTGATGTAA
- the trpD gene encoding anthranilate phosphoribosyltransferase has protein sequence MSLILSQTLNRLLEGENLESEATRQVISSIMQGECSDAQIAALLTALRMKGETSDELVGAAQAMHAKALAIPTNRQGLLDTCGTGGDQLHTFNISTTVALVAAAAGIPVAKHGNRSVSSSSGSSDVLEALGVRLDLTPEQIGQCLETTGIGFCFAPLLHSAMKYVAPVRRELGIRTIFNYLGPLTNPASAEYQLLGANSIEAAEKIAQALLKLGRKHALVVCGNGELDEVSLWGKTTVFEVTGSNLNRFEWTAADFGLPECDVSQLTVESSEQSANIIREILNGEQGPARNMVVANASAALLAAEQASNLMQAVQKVAQLIDEGKVREKLQQLIDFSSSRSGE, from the coding sequence ATGTCTTTAATTCTCAGCCAGACTCTGAATCGACTGCTCGAGGGAGAGAATCTGGAGAGTGAAGCGACCCGCCAGGTCATCTCCTCGATCATGCAGGGAGAATGCAGCGATGCCCAGATTGCCGCGTTGCTCACAGCACTCCGCATGAAAGGCGAAACGTCAGACGAACTCGTCGGCGCCGCCCAGGCAATGCACGCCAAGGCACTCGCGATCCCCACGAACAGGCAAGGCCTGCTGGATACCTGTGGCACCGGCGGCGACCAGCTGCACACCTTCAACATCAGCACGACAGTCGCCCTGGTCGCGGCTGCAGCCGGCATCCCTGTCGCCAAGCATGGCAACCGCAGCGTCTCCAGTTCCAGCGGGTCGTCAGATGTTCTCGAAGCACTCGGCGTCCGACTCGACCTGACACCTGAACAAATCGGCCAGTGCCTGGAGACCACCGGCATCGGATTCTGCTTCGCTCCCCTGCTCCATTCCGCGATGAAATATGTTGCCCCGGTCCGGCGGGAACTCGGCATTCGCACCATCTTCAATTACCTTGGGCCTTTAACGAATCCGGCCAGCGCCGAGTACCAGTTGCTGGGGGCCAATTCGATAGAGGCCGCGGAAAAAATTGCTCAAGCCCTGTTAAAATTAGGTCGAAAACATGCATTGGTTGTCTGTGGCAACGGAGAACTGGATGAGGTCAGCCTCTGGGGAAAAACGACCGTTTTCGAAGTGACGGGGTCCAACCTGAATCGCTTCGAATGGACGGCTGCCGACTTCGGGTTACCCGAATGCGACGTAAGTCAGTTGACAGTCGAATCCTCCGAGCAAAGTGCCAACATCATCCGCGAGATCCTGAATGGTGAACAGGGCCCGGCCCGTAACATGGTCGTCGCCAATGCTTCAGCTGCTTTACTGGCTGCTGAACAGGCTTCCAATCTGATGCAGGCTGTTCAAAAGGTCGCTCAACTGATCGATGAGGGAAAAGTACGCGAAAAACTCCAACAACTCATCGACTTTAGCAGTAGTAGAAGTGGAGAATAA
- a CDS encoding TIGR03546 family protein, protein MSYWLRSLRFLASAFSGVSSPRQLALGFSMGMVIGLVPKDNLIALMLLFILASSKVNLCSASLATLVFSWLGVLLDPLSHLLGKKVLSAPSLQGFWQNVYELPLAPWTDFNNTVVMGSLLLGLCLFYPAYRLTRPLFEKYTPIVAERLKKYWIVKLLWGTEVGTVMGEVS, encoded by the coding sequence ATGTCTTACTGGCTTCGCTCTCTGCGATTTCTGGCCAGCGCCTTCAGTGGCGTTTCCTCACCACGTCAACTGGCCCTCGGGTTCAGTATGGGCATGGTGATCGGTCTGGTTCCCAAAGATAATCTGATCGCCTTGATGCTGCTGTTCATTCTGGCAAGTTCCAAGGTCAATCTCTGCTCCGCTTCTCTGGCGACCCTCGTCTTTTCCTGGCTGGGTGTTTTGCTCGATCCGTTGAGTCATCTGCTGGGGAAAAAGGTTCTCAGCGCGCCGTCGTTACAGGGGTTCTGGCAAAACGTCTACGAACTCCCGCTGGCTCCCTGGACTGATTTCAATAATACCGTCGTGATGGGCAGCCTGTTGCTGGGGCTGTGTCTGTTCTATCCGGCTTATCGACTGACGCGCCCTCTCTTCGAAAAATACACGCCGATCGTGGCTGAGCGGCTGAAAAAGTACTGGATTGTCAAACTGCTTTGGGGAACCGAAGTCGGTACCGTGATGGGAGAGGTTTCATGA
- the crcB gene encoding fluoride efflux transporter CrcB yields the protein MSQLLAVGLGGFFGAIARYSITEFMSRKYPGFPAGTFVVNATGCLLIGILMAIVSHKQIHSSVWVHKHVSLFLITGMLGSLTTFSTFGHETVSLLRNAEMHHALINIAGNLLVGLFAVWLGWSLVMLWMQK from the coding sequence GTGTCACAACTGCTGGCCGTTGGACTGGGGGGATTTTTCGGAGCGATTGCGCGCTACAGCATCACGGAATTCATGTCACGAAAGTACCCCGGATTTCCCGCGGGTACCTTCGTGGTGAATGCGACAGGCTGCCTGTTGATCGGCATTCTGATGGCGATCGTCTCACATAAGCAGATTCACTCTTCAGTGTGGGTGCATAAACATGTGAGCCTGTTTCTGATTACGGGCATGCTGGGCTCACTGACCACCTTTTCCACGTTCGGCCATGAGACTGTCAGTCTGCTGCGGAATGCAGAGATGCATCATGCGTTGATCAACATCGCCGGAAACCTGCTGGTCGGCCTGTTCGCCGTCTGGCTGGGCTGGTCGCTCGTCATGCTCTGGATGCAGAAGTAA
- a CDS encoding sulfatase-like hydrolase/transferase: MIRRLFCLLSFCFIGLCLVSRPVAAQQEKQQRPNILLITADNLGYGDLGCYGNKVMQTPRLDQLAREGARLTDFYTASPTCTVSRATLLTGRYPQRIGLNHQLSADENYADGLRQSERLIPQYLKPQGYRTACFGKWNVGFSKGSRPTERGFDEFFGFAAGNIDYYHHYYAGRHDLWRGLNEVFEKGYSTELFADEACRFITENQKRPFFIYLPFNAPHFPSKRNKQPGQGNEWQAPDSAFAAYGYSPETKDPRKRYRAVVTALDTAIGRVLDQLDACGLRDNTLVIWYSDNGAFMLKDRGLEVASNKPLRDGGVTLWEGGIRVPAIVRYPGRIEAGSVNSSPLISLDILPTLIAVSGGERPADRTLDGKNMLPVLEHPETAEPRTFFFQYRKYAAVRHANYKLLRTNPDKPFMLFDLDQDLSETTDLADQKPKIAKQMKAAYAAWEQRVQAE; this comes from the coding sequence ATGATTCGCCGTCTGTTCTGTCTGTTGAGTTTCTGTTTCATAGGTCTGTGTCTAGTGTCGCGTCCGGTGGCAGCACAGCAGGAAAAACAGCAGCGGCCGAACATCCTGTTGATCACGGCAGACAATCTGGGCTACGGTGATCTGGGCTGCTACGGAAACAAAGTCATGCAGACTCCCCGCCTGGATCAACTGGCGCGGGAAGGGGCGCGGCTGACCGATTTTTATACGGCTTCCCCCACCTGTACGGTTTCGCGGGCGACACTGCTGACGGGTCGTTATCCGCAGCGGATCGGCCTGAATCACCAGTTGAGTGCAGATGAAAATTACGCAGATGGCCTGCGACAGAGTGAGCGACTGATTCCTCAGTATCTCAAGCCGCAAGGATACCGGACGGCCTGCTTTGGCAAATGGAATGTCGGTTTTTCAAAAGGCAGCCGACCGACGGAGCGGGGCTTTGACGAGTTCTTTGGATTCGCAGCCGGCAACATCGACTATTATCACCACTACTACGCCGGGCGGCACGATCTGTGGCGTGGCCTCAATGAAGTCTTCGAGAAAGGTTATTCTACAGAGCTGTTTGCGGATGAGGCGTGTCGTTTCATCACCGAGAATCAAAAGCGTCCGTTTTTCATCTATCTGCCTTTTAATGCACCGCATTTTCCCAGTAAACGCAACAAGCAACCGGGGCAGGGCAATGAATGGCAGGCGCCGGACAGTGCCTTTGCCGCGTATGGCTACTCACCCGAGACCAAAGATCCCCGCAAACGCTATCGCGCCGTTGTGACCGCGCTGGATACGGCGATCGGCCGCGTGCTGGATCAACTGGACGCCTGCGGATTGCGGGATAACACATTGGTGATCTGGTATTCGGACAACGGTGCGTTCATGCTCAAGGACCGCGGACTGGAAGTCGCTTCCAACAAACCCCTGCGGGATGGCGGCGTCACTTTATGGGAGGGGGGCATCCGCGTGCCGGCGATTGTGCGTTATCCCGGTCGGATTGAAGCAGGCTCTGTTAACAGCAGTCCGCTGATCAGCCTGGATATCCTGCCGACCCTGATTGCGGTATCCGGAGGAGAGCGTCCTGCAGATCGAACGCTGGACGGAAAGAACATGCTGCCGGTACTGGAGCATCCGGAAACGGCAGAGCCGCGGACGTTCTTTTTCCAGTACCGGAAATACGCAGCAGTGAGGCATGCAAATTATAAGCTGCTGCGGACGAATCCCGACAAGCCCTTCATGCTGTTTGATCTGGATCAGGATCTGAGCGAGACAACCGATCTCGCAGACCAGAAGCCGAAGATTGCTAAACAGATGAAAGCAGCGTACGCAGCGTGGGAACAACGGGTACAGGCTGAGTAA
- a CDS encoding PQQ-binding-like beta-propeller repeat protein — MNKSAFQLVMPLIAIGLCCGADWPQFRGPLTNNVATSDTPPTLVDQDSIAWTADLEGRGASGPIIVGDKVFLTSTTGFKQDQLHVLCFDAKTGKQLWDRQFWATGRTQCHNKMCVATPTPASDGKRVFATFSSNDVVCLDLDGNLLWIRGLSHDFPNASNSLGMASSPIVVGETLIVPVENDDDSFTTGLDVKTGISRWKIKRPRVANWTSPAILKASDSAETLVLLQSSEGVDAVYPETGDTAWSYEQGAGRIPSTTVGDNMLYIPSNGLTALAPGSSSEPPKVLWQEQKLSPATASPLVYEKKVFTVNRAGVLTSANPEDGEVIWRLRLKGPFSATPIAAGNHLYLVNEKGLLQVVQVGADEGKETGEIDLKETILATPAIADNALFLRSDKHLWKISSK, encoded by the coding sequence ATGAATAAGAGTGCCTTTCAACTTGTGATGCCTCTGATTGCCATCGGTCTGTGTTGTGGAGCCGACTGGCCGCAGTTCCGGGGACCGCTGACCAACAATGTGGCGACTTCGGATACACCGCCGACCCTGGTCGATCAGGATAGCATTGCCTGGACCGCCGATCTGGAGGGGCGGGGAGCCTCGGGACCGATTATTGTGGGTGACAAGGTCTTTCTGACCAGCACCACCGGCTTCAAACAGGATCAGTTGCACGTGCTCTGTTTCGATGCGAAGACCGGCAAGCAGCTCTGGGACCGTCAGTTCTGGGCAACGGGACGGACACAGTGTCACAACAAAATGTGCGTGGCAACGCCGACTCCCGCCAGTGATGGCAAGCGGGTGTTCGCCACATTCTCGAGTAATGATGTCGTCTGTCTGGACCTGGACGGAAACCTGCTCTGGATCCGTGGGCTGTCACACGATTTCCCCAATGCGAGTAACAGCCTGGGAATGGCCTCTTCGCCCATCGTGGTGGGTGAGACACTGATCGTACCTGTCGAGAATGACGACGATTCTTTCACCACCGGCCTGGATGTGAAAACCGGCATCTCCCGCTGGAAAATCAAACGTCCCCGGGTTGCTAACTGGACCTCGCCCGCGATTCTGAAAGCCTCTGACAGCGCGGAAACCCTGGTGCTGTTGCAGTCGAGTGAAGGCGTAGATGCGGTTTATCCCGAAACGGGAGATACCGCGTGGAGCTACGAGCAGGGAGCCGGCCGTATTCCTTCGACCACGGTCGGAGACAATATGCTGTATATTCCTTCCAACGGTCTCACCGCACTGGCACCCGGGTCCAGCAGTGAACCTCCCAAGGTTCTCTGGCAGGAACAGAAGCTCTCTCCCGCGACGGCCAGTCCCCTGGTGTATGAGAAGAAAGTCTTCACTGTGAACCGGGCAGGCGTATTGACCTCTGCGAATCCGGAAGACGGGGAAGTGATCTGGCGTCTGCGTTTAAAAGGTCCTTTCAGTGCAACCCCGATCGCCGCCGGCAATCATCTGTATCTGGTCAACGAAAAAGGACTGTTACAGGTGGTGCAGGTGGGGGCAGACGAAGGCAAAGAGACGGGCGAAATCGATCTGAAAGAGACGATTCTTGCCACGCCCGCGATTGCGGATAACGCTCTGTTCCTGCGCAGCGACAAGCACCTGTGGAAAATCTCTTCCAAGTAG